A section of the Verrucomicrobium sp. GAS474 genome encodes:
- a CDS encoding alpha/beta hydrolase produces the protein MIAEAGSRAVFSAGDVYPAACAAFLGLASLNVLMLQRLWLWRISVATTEYGHWLALPTAGLVIAGGFLLAGGFGFSAGIGLALAGAALFLFLVPLRQARRVAARLPSEMAEAFGLPFDGAALPAPFSWRVLAFGRRTPQGKAEVFSYAARGEKTLRLVFYRASSADGGAVPCVVQVHGGGWSSGSPEEGAEFNRFLARRGYAVASVEYRLAPGAIWPASRDDLLEALRWLKGHAAELGIDPGRLVLFGRSAGGQVAEVTACVADDPAIRGCIALYAPSDMHFSYRYAKPGDILDSPRLLIDYLGGTPEAVPERYDDASSRARPGTPPMLLLHGRHDPLVWFLQSERWAAKLRRAGVPHAFLDLPWATHAFDYDRRTPGGQIAAYAVCHFLAAVTRR, from the coding sequence ATGATTGCCGAAGCGGGAAGCCGCGCCGTTTTCTCGGCGGGCGATGTCTATCCGGCCGCCTGCGCCGCCTTCCTCGGCCTCGCCTCGCTCAACGTCCTGATGCTGCAACGGCTGTGGCTGTGGCGGATCAGCGTGGCGACGACCGAGTACGGCCATTGGCTCGCGCTGCCGACGGCGGGGTTGGTGATCGCCGGGGGGTTCCTCCTGGCGGGCGGCTTTGGATTCAGCGCCGGGATCGGCCTCGCCCTGGCGGGAGCGGCGCTCTTTCTTTTCCTAGTGCCGCTGCGGCAGGCCCGGCGCGTCGCCGCCCGCTTGCCTTCGGAGATGGCGGAGGCCTTTGGTTTACCCTTTGACGGCGCGGCGCTCCCCGCGCCCTTTTCCTGGCGGGTCCTCGCCTTCGGGCGGCGGACGCCGCAGGGGAAGGCCGAGGTCTTTTCTTATGCGGCGCGCGGGGAGAAGACCCTCCGCCTGGTTTTTTATCGGGCGTCGTCGGCCGACGGCGGCGCGGTGCCGTGCGTCGTCCAGGTCCACGGCGGCGGGTGGAGCAGCGGCTCCCCGGAGGAGGGGGCCGAGTTCAACCGCTTCCTGGCCCGGCGCGGTTATGCCGTTGCTTCGGTTGAGTATCGCCTCGCCCCCGGCGCGATCTGGCCCGCCTCCCGCGACGATCTCCTGGAGGCGCTCCGCTGGCTGAAGGGACATGCGGCCGAACTGGGGATCGATCCCGGCCGCCTCGTCCTCTTCGGCCGTTCGGCCGGGGGGCAGGTCGCCGAGGTCACGGCGTGCGTCGCCGACGATCCCGCGATCCGGGGCTGCATCGCGCTCTACGCGCCCTCCGACATGCACTTCTCCTACCGGTATGCGAAGCCGGGGGACATCCTCGACTCGCCGCGGCTGCTGATCGATTACCTCGGCGGCACGCCCGAGGCGGTGCCGGAGCGGTATGACGACGCCTCCTCGCGGGCCCGGCCGGGGACGCCTCCGATGCTCCTCCTCCACGGGCGGCACGACCCCCTCGTCTGGTTCCTCCAGAGCGAGCGTTGGGCGGCGAAGCTGCGCCGGGCGGGGGTGCCGCATGCCTTTCTCGACCTGCCCTGGGCGACCCATGCGTTCGACTACGACCGCCGGACGCCGGGAGGGCAGATTGCGGCTTATGCGGTCTGCCATTTCCTGGCGGCTGTGACGAGACGCTAG
- a CDS encoding response regulator — translation METERYTVLLGDDSEDDRLFMRRILRRIPEIAVVKEAQSGDEVISYLSGLPPFSDRQLHPLPDLLILDLKMPCKTGHEVLRWLTANGIEGIGVIIVSGSSLPEDIAASLALGAAAYHRKSAEKEDQAQLIEKVGIALSRKRISTG, via the coding sequence GTGGAAACCGAACGCTACACCGTCCTGCTAGGGGACGATTCCGAGGACGACCGTCTCTTCATGCGGCGCATCCTTCGTCGCATCCCCGAGATTGCCGTGGTGAAAGAGGCGCAGAGCGGCGACGAGGTCATCTCCTACCTGAGCGGCCTCCCCCCCTTTTCCGACCGGCAGCTCCATCCCCTTCCCGATCTCCTGATCCTCGATCTCAAGATGCCGTGCAAGACCGGCCACGAGGTGCTCCGGTGGCTGACCGCGAACGGCATCGAGGGGATCGGCGTCATCATCGTCTCGGGCTCCTCCCTCCCGGAGGACATCGCCGCCAGCCTGGCGCTGGGCGCCGCCGCCTATCATCGCAAGAGCGCCGAGAAGGAAGACCAGGCCCAGCTGATCGAGAAGGTCGGGATCGCCCTGAGCCGGAAGCGGATCTCGACGGGTTGA
- a CDS encoding ATP-binding protein — protein MIENPDIPAARTGEASFPSGDFPEEKASILIVDDREDKRLAISTVVAELGQNVVQAISGRDALRCLLQQDFAVILLDVNMPGMDGFETAFLIRQRKRLENVPIIFVTGISDTENHVSRGYSLGAVDYILTPVVPEVLRAKVSVFVELFKATQQIRRQAEYLRIARDDLEVRVRQRTAELGVANDSLRSEIAERHRAEGEVRKLNGELEDRIRERTAELVAANGELETFTYSIAHDLRAPLRQIHGYAQILEEDCAESLSPEGLHYLHRISQRGRDMGQMVDDLLKLSLISKQEFERKEISLETLLQEARNALQPETEGRRIEWTGTALPPASVGATLMRQVFVNLLSNAIKYSRPRDPARIETGVTRRDGEEVIFIRDNGVGFDMKLADRLFGVFQRLHSSQNFEGTGVGLALVARIIRRHGGRIWAESEIDRGATFYFTLGNEKLPDKQELPKR, from the coding sequence ATGATCGAGAACCCCGACATCCCGGCCGCCCGGACGGGTGAGGCCTCCTTCCCGTCCGGGGATTTCCCGGAGGAGAAGGCGAGCATCCTGATCGTCGACGACCGCGAGGACAAGCGCCTCGCGATCTCGACGGTGGTGGCCGAGCTGGGGCAGAACGTGGTCCAGGCGATCTCGGGACGGGACGCGCTCCGGTGCCTCCTCCAGCAGGACTTCGCCGTCATCCTCCTCGACGTGAACATGCCGGGGATGGACGGCTTCGAGACCGCCTTCCTCATCCGGCAGCGGAAGCGGCTGGAGAACGTCCCGATCATCTTCGTCACCGGGATCAGCGACACGGAGAACCACGTCTCCCGGGGCTATTCCCTCGGCGCCGTCGACTACATCCTGACCCCCGTCGTCCCCGAGGTGCTCCGGGCCAAGGTCTCGGTCTTCGTCGAGCTCTTCAAGGCGACCCAGCAGATCCGCCGCCAGGCCGAATACCTCCGCATCGCCCGGGACGACCTCGAGGTCCGCGTCCGGCAGCGGACCGCCGAGCTCGGCGTGGCGAACGATTCCCTCCGCAGCGAGATCGCCGAGCGCCACCGGGCCGAGGGCGAGGTGCGGAAGCTGAACGGCGAGCTGGAGGACCGCATCCGGGAGCGGACGGCCGAACTCGTCGCCGCCAACGGCGAGCTGGAGACCTTCACCTACTCGATCGCCCACGACCTCCGCGCCCCCCTGCGCCAGATCCACGGCTACGCCCAGATCCTGGAGGAGGATTGCGCCGAAAGCCTCTCCCCCGAGGGGCTCCACTACCTCCACCGGATCAGCCAGCGCGGGCGGGACATGGGCCAGATGGTCGACGACCTGCTGAAGCTCTCCCTCATCTCCAAGCAGGAATTCGAGCGGAAGGAAATCTCCCTGGAGACCCTGCTCCAGGAGGCCCGCAACGCCCTGCAGCCGGAGACCGAGGGGCGGCGGATCGAGTGGACGGGGACGGCCCTCCCTCCGGCCTCGGTCGGCGCGACCCTGATGCGGCAGGTCTTCGTCAACCTCCTCTCCAACGCGATCAAATACAGCCGCCCCCGCGATCCCGCCCGGATCGAGACCGGGGTGACGCGGCGGGACGGGGAGGAGGTCATCTTCATCCGGGACAACGGGGTCGGCTTCGACATGAAGCTGGCCGACCGCCTCTTCGGGGTCTTCCAGCGCCTCCATTCCTCGCAGAACTTCGAGGGGACCGGCGTCGGCCTCGCCCTCGTCGCCCGGATCATCCGGCGGCACGGGGGGCGGATCTGGGCCGAGAGCGAGATCGACCGGGGGGCGACTTTCTATTTCACCCTCGGCAACGAGAAGTTACCCGACAAACAAGAGCTTCCAAAACGGTAG